In the Kitasatospora terrestris genome, one interval contains:
- a CDS encoding sigma-70 family RNA polymerase sigma factor produces MGLIDTDRTDLVAAARAGDERAREDLLAAYLPLLYNIVGRALSGHADVDDVVQETLLRVVRDLPALREPESFRSWLVLIALRQISTHRHRQRVVADRRAVIEEAERIPDAHARLEDLTILRLHVSDERRQVVEAGRWLDPDHRALWALWWQEGAGALSRDEIAAATGLTAAHVGVRLQRMREQLDLSRTIVAALNADPRCPQLDGTVGGWDGLPSSVWRKRIARHTRECPLCAPTAERIPAERLLLGVAPLVVPVGLLAALVAKGLLPGAAAAGAAGAGFGSVASAAVGPPVAFGSAGSPVAAGTATGGAGLHGPLVAKLSAVTAHPLAALGTAAVLVAGAATTYAVWPEQGPRQPAVTAAPTGGAQAPVTPSAGPSAVGPSAGPSAGPSVVPAVVPLGVQSLEAVDQPGQYLTYTGDVATLGRVDASSSPQARQRAAFTVLAGLADPRCVTFRAADGRYLRHRDLRLRLSTDDGSELFREDATFCPEPGSVAGSVTLHAHNYPGSVLRHRDGGIRLDGSDGTPAFAAQASFLVRGARP; encoded by the coding sequence ATGGGGCTCATCGACACGGACCGCACGGACCTGGTGGCCGCGGCACGGGCGGGGGACGAGCGGGCGCGCGAGGACCTGCTCGCCGCGTACCTGCCGCTGCTCTACAACATCGTCGGGCGGGCGCTGAGCGGCCACGCCGACGTGGACGACGTCGTCCAGGAGACCCTGCTGCGCGTGGTGCGGGACCTGCCCGCCCTGCGCGAGCCGGAGAGCTTCCGGTCCTGGCTGGTGTTGATCGCGCTCCGTCAGATCAGCACCCACCGGCACCGGCAGCGCGTCGTCGCGGACCGGCGCGCGGTGATCGAGGAGGCGGAGCGGATACCGGACGCCCACGCCCGCCTCGAGGACCTGACGATCCTCAGGCTGCACGTGTCGGACGAGCGGCGCCAGGTCGTGGAAGCCGGCCGCTGGCTCGACCCGGACCACCGGGCACTGTGGGCGCTCTGGTGGCAGGAGGGCGCCGGCGCGCTGAGCCGTGACGAGATCGCCGCCGCGACGGGGCTCACCGCCGCCCACGTCGGGGTGCGCCTGCAACGCATGCGCGAGCAACTGGACCTGAGCCGGACGATCGTGGCCGCGCTGAACGCCGACCCGCGCTGTCCGCAGTTGGACGGGACCGTTGGCGGCTGGGACGGTCTCCCGTCGTCGGTGTGGCGCAAACGGATCGCGCGACACACCCGGGAGTGCCCGCTCTGCGCCCCGACGGCGGAACGTATCCCGGCCGAGCGCCTGCTGCTCGGTGTCGCACCGCTGGTGGTCCCGGTCGGGCTGCTCGCCGCGCTGGTCGCCAAGGGTCTGCTGCCGGGGGCGGCGGCCGCGGGCGCCGCCGGGGCCGGCTTCGGCTCGGTCGCGTCCGCCGCCGTCGGGCCGCCCGTCGCTTTCGGCTCGGCCGGGTCGCCCGTCGCCGCCGGCACGGCGACCGGGGGAGCCGGTCTGCACGGGCCGCTGGTCGCCAAGCTCTCCGCGGTGACCGCGCATCCGCTGGCCGCGCTCGGCACCGCGGCGGTGCTCGTCGCCGGGGCCGCCACCACCTACGCGGTCTGGCCCGAACAGGGGCCCCGGCAGCCCGCTGTCACCGCCGCCCCCACGGGCGGCGCGCAGGCCCCGGTGACTCCGTCCGCCGGACCGTCCGCCGTTGGTCCGTCCGCCGGTCCGTCCGCCGGTCCGTCCGTAGTGCCGGCTGTCGTCCCGTTGGGCGTCCAGTCGTTGGAGGCGGTGGACCAGCCCGGCCAGTACCTCACGTACACCGGTGACGTCGCGACCCTCGGCCGGGTCGACGCGTCCAGCAGCCCCCAGGCCCGGCAGCGGGCCGCCTTCACGGTGCTGGCCGGCCTGGCCGACCCGCGGTGCGTCACCTTCCGGGCCGCCGACGGCCGTTACCTGCGCCATCGGGACCTGCGGCTGCGGCTGAGCACCGACGACGGCAGCGAACTGTTCCGTGAGGACGCCACCTTCTGCCCGGAGCCCGGATCGGTCGCCGGGTCGGTGACCCTGCACGCGCACAACTACCCCGGGTCGGTCCTGCGCCACCGCGACGGCGGCATCCGGCTCGACGGCTCCGACGGCACCCCGGCCTTCGCCGCCCAAGCCTCCTTCCTCGTGCGCGGCGCCCGGCCGTGA
- a CDS encoding MerR family transcriptional regulator — protein sequence MGRAAEMTGTTPAFLRALGEHRLITPLRSDGGHRRYSRYQLRIAMRARDLVGQGTPIEAACRIVVLEDQLEEALRINEQLRQAHGDQEPGAGT from the coding sequence ATGGGCCGCGCCGCCGAGATGACCGGCACCACCCCCGCCTTCCTACGGGCCCTCGGCGAACACCGCCTCATCACCCCACTGCGCTCCGACGGCGGACACCGCCGCTACTCCCGCTACCAGCTGCGCATCGCCATGCGCGCCCGGGACCTGGTCGGTCAGGGCACCCCCATCGAGGCGGCCTGCCGCATCGTCGTCCTGGAGGACCAGCTCGAAGAGGCCCTGCGCATCAACGAACAGCTCCGCCAGGCCCACGGAGACCAGGAGCCCGGCGCCGGCACATGA